The window CCAAGAATTTCAGCTTGATGGTGACGTCGCTCCGCAGCCGCTCATATTTGTCCCTGTGGACTTGGTACTCGTGCTGGGCCATCTCCATGCGCACCACGGAGCTGCTGTCCCTCGGGCCCAAACTCAGCTCTTCCAAATCGGACCGGTAGGCATCGAACTCCAGTCTGagcataaacaaaaaaaggttgcaGCGTAACTTCCTAAAGACTGTTCTactcatacctgtcaaccctcctgtTATCCCCGGGAAACTCCCATATTTTTCCCTTCTTTCCCGACGCCCTCCCATTTTAATAGTTTCTCctggtttattattttttcccctgatTTTCAGGataatttcccttatttttaagTGTCAATATCGACAGGTACCGTGTGGTTCTATCCAGTTACCTTGCATTTTCATAGTGCTTGATAGTCATCAGTGTGTCCTCCATGGTTTTGTTGACCAGTGTGTCCACACTGGACACAAAAAAGTTGATGGCGCCCAGCAGGGACTCGCCGTTCTTACACAAAAGCTTTTGGGTTTCCGCGTTATATCCAAACTCATCCTGAAGGGAGGAATCAAACAAGCAGCTGTAAACAAAATCACGAGTGGATCAGCAGGGCAGGTGTCGTGGTGGCTACCTGCAGCTCCGGAGACTTCTGGCTGAGGTCGGTGAAGGTATCTCCGAGAGCCTGCTGGGTCTGGACCATGCTCTGGAAGTGATTGGTGAGTGCAGTGGCTAGTCTCAGGATGTTCTCGTACTTGCTCTTGGTGTCCCGTAACACGTCAATCTGAGCCTCCAGTTCCAGGTCCACTGTCCGCGAGCCTCGGCCAAAACGCTCAGAGAACATCTGCTTGGTACACTGGATGAAGGGGCAGATGATCGGAATATCAATCCAAACTCTGAGTAGTAACAGCTACTGTACATACACCACCACTAAAACATATGATCATTCTATTTGTAACCTTAAGTACAGCCAACATATTATTACATATCTGACCAAGTATTTGAGGTAGCTTCATTTgtgcaaatgcatttttaaatattattatatttatatgtttaataaatatttattttttaaataaaatcaatatttaATTAAAGTGCATCTTTT is drawn from Dunckerocampus dactyliophorus isolate RoL2022-P2 chromosome 12, RoL_Ddac_1.1, whole genome shotgun sequence and contains these coding sequences:
- the LOC129191618 gene encoding arfaptin-2-like isoform X6 — translated: MAVLFCCDLPPTLIDFFCLTMLHRFSIGLRSGEKRCQTMSFSPFMPITANDREDLQQVMVSGPNLNETSIVSGGYGGPAGGIIPTSSIKGGPNHSACSATEEVSRGVAVEKLDSVKKWGINTYKCTKQMFSERFGRGSRTVDLELEAQIDVLRDTKSKYENILRLATALTNHFQSMVQTQQALGDTFTDLSQKSPELQDEFGYNAETQKLLCKNGESLLGAINFFVSSVDTLVNKTMEDTLMTIKHYENARLEFDAYRSDLEELSLGPRDSSSVVRMEMAQHEYQVHRDKYERLRSDVTIKLKFLEENKVKVMHKQLLLFHNAISAYFAGNQQQLEQTLVQFNVKLKPPGSDKPSWLEEQ
- the LOC129191618 gene encoding arfaptin-2-like isoform X7, coding for MAEGIMSKAATMEIPINSNGDTGTQPEDDSLEQDLQQVMVSGPNLNETSIVSGGYGGPAGGIIPTSSIKGGPNHSACSATEEVSRGVAVEKLDSVKKWGINTYKCTKQMFSERFGRGSRTVDLELEAQIDVLRDTKSKYENILRLATALTNHFQSMVQTQQALGDTFTDLSQKSPELQDEFGYNAETQKLLCKNGESLLGAINFFVSSVDTLVNKTMEDTLMTIKHYENARLEFDAYRSDLEELSLGPRDSSSVVRMEMAQHEYQVHRDKYERLRSDVTIKLKFLEENKVKVMHKQLLLFHNAISAYFAGNQQQLEQTLVQFNVKLKPPGSDKPSWLEEQ